A genomic segment from Candidatus Poribacteria bacterium encodes:
- a CDS encoding restriction endonuclease subunit S — protein sequence MQYSVVDYQSIVDASHSLRFDAEFFRPDYLQVQRRLEAIGSRKLIDFQVNIRHPKEIKRNYVDNGVLLLRGQNVRPLSIDLTANPVYISEEDAERLKENTIHYKDILIMRSGANVGQCAIYLEDSPAISMSDTLIIRSSILNPFFLAIFLNSRYGKALIERGKYGSAQPHIAPSFLYQIPVPNWEHLQTEIEKTYLQSKELTELSKTRYAETQTLLLSELGLADWQPKHTLAFATDYASMQRAERIDADYFQPKYDEIEKGIENYSAKSIKIRDEFKQNKSIFEIDPEKLYRYVEIGSVNVSTGEIVAEEVLGKDLPANAKRVLKKGDIIISKVRTYRGAITVIQQDGYVGSGAFCVLKENGQINKETLLACLRSKLFLTWSWKPNTGTSYPTLDDDDILDFPIPIPPKEKQAEIKQKVDESFNLRKHAKDLLECAKRAVEIAIEQDEQSAIDWLKSVSSVP from the coding sequence ATGCAGTATTCTGTTGTTGATTACCAATCTATAGTGGATGCCTCCCATTCTCTGCGGTTTGATGCGGAGTTTTTTCGACCCGATTATCTACAGGTGCAACGCCGACTTGAAGCAATTGGTTCGCGCAAACTCATTGATTTTCAAGTCAATATCAGACACCCTAAAGAGATAAAGCGAAATTATGTGGATAATGGCGTTCTGTTATTAAGAGGGCAAAACGTGCGTCCGCTCTCCATTGATTTGACAGCGAACCCAGTTTATATATCGGAAGAAGATGCAGAACGTTTAAAGGAAAACACCATACACTATAAAGATATTTTGATAATGCGATCAGGTGCAAATGTCGGTCAATGTGCTATCTACCTTGAAGATAGCCCTGCTATATCAATGTCCGATACCCTTATCATCCGAAGCAGCATCTTAAATCCTTTCTTTCTCGCTATTTTCCTCAATAGTAGGTATGGTAAAGCATTAATAGAGAGGGGTAAATATGGTAGTGCACAGCCTCATATTGCTCCATCTTTTTTGTATCAAATTCCTGTCCCAAATTGGGAACACCTTCAAACCGAGATAGAAAAAACCTATCTCCAGTCGAAAGAACTAACGGAATTATCAAAAACTCGGTATGCCGAGACCCAAACCCTTCTTCTGAGTGAACTCGGACTCGCCGATTGGCAACCGAAGCACACGTTAGCCTTTGCCACGGATTATGCAAGTATGCAACGCGCAGAGCGCATTGACGCGGATTACTTCCAGCCGAAATATGACGAAATAGAAAAGGGAATAGAGAATTACTCCGCTAAGTCTATCAAAATTAGAGATGAATTCAAACAGAACAAAAGCATTTTTGAAATAGATCCAGAAAAATTATATCGCTATGTGGAGATAGGAAGTGTTAATGTTTCCACTGGAGAAATAGTGGCAGAGGAAGTCTTGGGTAAAGATTTACCTGCGAATGCGAAGCGCGTTTTGAAAAAAGGCGATATTATTATCTCTAAAGTTAGGACTTACAGAGGGGCTATTACCGTTATTCAGCAAGATGGATACGTCGGGAGTGGTGCCTTCTGTGTATTAAAGGAAAACGGGCAAATTAACAAAGAAACTCTATTGGCGTGCTTACGCTCTAAACTTTTCCTAACGTGGTCATGGAAACCAAACACTGGAACGTCATATCCGACCTTAGACGACGATGACATTCTGGATTTTCCTATTCCCATTCCGCCCAAAGAGAAACAGGCTGAAATTAAACAGAAAGTCGATGAATCCTTCAACTTACGCAAGCACGCCAAAGACCTGCTGGAATGTGCAAAACGAGCCGTCGAAATTGCCATTGAACAAGACGAACAAAGTGCTATTGACTGGTTGAAGTCTGTCTCATCGGTCCCTTGA
- a CDS encoding DUF4145 domain-containing protein codes for MSQYYPPKYSSREFNCPYCDVYAHQSWTHISEYNKTDTERKYTRDSPISLEQGEVEISTCLHCKEKTFWLAENIIYPVRCTAPPANSDLPDDIKQVYDEAATIADQSPRSACALLRLAIQMLFEHRGRTGNLNTNIKNLVKEGISQQMQQALDIVRVTGNHAVHPGEIIFDDTTNVQALFTLINIITDVLITQPKQIQEHYDNLPEKDKEEIAKRDGKTQ; via the coding sequence ATGTCTCAATATTATCCACCTAAATATAGCAGTCGTGAATTTAATTGTCCGTATTGCGATGTTTATGCCCATCAGAGTTGGACCCACATATCCGAATATAATAAAACGGATACAGAGAGAAAGTATACACGAGATAGTCCAATTTCTCTTGAGCAAGGAGAAGTAGAAATCTCTACTTGTTTACATTGTAAGGAAAAAACATTTTGGCTGGCTGAAAATATTATCTACCCTGTCCGCTGCACAGCTCCACCAGCCAATAGTGATTTACCGGATGATATAAAACAGGTTTATGACGAAGCTGCTACTATAGCTGATCAATCTCCGCGTTCCGCTTGTGCTTTGTTAAGATTGGCTATACAGATGCTTTTTGAACATCGCGGCAGGACCGGGAATCTCAATACGAATATAAAGAATCTTGTAAAAGAAGGTATTAGTCAGCAAATGCAGCAAGCACTTGACATTGTTCGAGTAACAGGCAATCATGCTGTCCACCCTGGTGAGATCATATTTGACGATACTACCAATGTTCAAGCACTTTTTACCTTAATCAATATAATTACTGATGTCTTGATTACACAACCTAAACAAATTCAAGAACACTACGATAATCTTCCTGAAAAAGACAAGGAAGAAATAGCAAAACGAGATGGTAAAACGCAATAA
- a CDS encoding N-6 DNA methylase, with amino-acid sequence MTQPDIIQTILKDSNYHLDLFDTSEIQSLRQRIEGKKTLITYCPIRGKAVQLKPEELIRQLYVERLLNRYHYPRERLRFEHLVNFGREKKRADVVILDKDRADTPYIIVEVKKPKLQDGKAQLRSYCNATGAPIAVWTNGQQISHYHRRDPNYFEDITDIPNADQTLADILNERFTLKDLILKDKLATEHKSLKDVILELEDEVLANAGVDVFEEVFKLIFTKLYDEFKSQEDKTFINRLLRHRISTIVQETDQSYDVENPDYEVLKKAVEEIPDDDFRAMEFRNTGQTDSQLKTKIQRLFDDARDRWRGVFPEHSAFELSDSHLSVCVSSLQDIKLFNSNLQVVDEAFEYLVSKSAKGEKGQYFTPRHVIDMCVKMLNPQPGEYMIDTAAGSCGFPVHTVFKLTGTLFTNAEIPAADKEHVLKVFGIDFDEKTVRVARTLNLIAGDGETNVLHLNTLDYERWDDSTERNSRWVRTYGDGFDRLKALRMEQDENKSFGFDILMANPPFAGDIKESRILHQYNLTFKQNGKAHTKVGRDILFIERNLDFLKPGGRMAIVLPQGRFNNTSDQYVREFIAERARILAIVSLHGNTFKPHTGTKTSVLFVQKWNDDPSVGPLCRKVGNYSVFLAVSEKGGKDNSGDYVFLQNSDGQHKLDKNGHLIVDHDLHNHNEELRDGIAEAFIEWAKREGLSFWR; translated from the coding sequence GTGACCCAACCTGATATCATTCAAACGATACTCAAAGACAGCAATTACCACCTTGACCTATTCGACACATCTGAAATTCAGAGCTTACGTCAACGGATAGAGGGCAAAAAAACACTCATCACCTACTGCCCTATTCGAGGGAAGGCAGTCCAACTAAAACCTGAAGAACTTATCCGCCAACTGTATGTGGAACGCCTCCTGAACCGGTATCATTATCCGCGAGAACGTTTGCGGTTTGAACATCTTGTCAATTTCGGTAGAGAAAAGAAACGCGCCGACGTTGTTATCCTTGACAAGGACAGAGCCGATACCCCTTATATTATCGTTGAAGTAAAAAAGCCAAAACTCCAAGATGGTAAGGCACAACTCCGTTCTTACTGCAACGCCACTGGCGCGCCCATTGCTGTATGGACAAACGGACAACAAATTTCGCACTACCACCGGAGAGATCCAAACTACTTTGAAGACATTACCGATATTCCTAATGCCGATCAGACTTTGGCGGATATTCTCAACGAACGTTTTACGCTCAAGGATCTCATTCTTAAGGATAAACTCGCAACGGAACACAAATCCTTAAAGGATGTTATCTTGGAACTGGAAGATGAAGTCCTCGCCAATGCAGGCGTAGATGTCTTTGAAGAGGTTTTTAAACTTATCTTCACCAAACTCTATGACGAATTCAAGAGTCAGGAAGATAAAACGTTTATCAACCGTCTCCTACGACACAGAATCAGCACGATTGTTCAGGAAACAGATCAATCTTACGACGTTGAGAATCCAGATTATGAGGTTTTGAAGAAAGCGGTTGAAGAAATCCCAGATGACGATTTTCGCGCGATGGAGTTTAGAAACACAGGACAAACCGACTCCCAACTCAAAACCAAAATTCAACGACTTTTTGACGATGCAAGAGATCGGTGGAGAGGTGTTTTTCCCGAACATTCGGCGTTTGAACTTTCTGACAGCCATCTATCAGTCTGCGTGTCCAGTTTGCAGGATATAAAGTTGTTCAACTCCAATTTGCAGGTTGTCGATGAAGCATTTGAATATCTGGTGAGCAAATCTGCGAAAGGTGAAAAGGGGCAATACTTCACCCCACGCCACGTCATAGATATGTGTGTCAAGATGCTCAATCCGCAGCCAGGGGAATATATGATTGACACTGCCGCTGGAAGTTGCGGATTTCCGGTGCATACCGTTTTCAAACTGACAGGGACACTCTTCACCAATGCAGAAATCCCAGCAGCAGACAAGGAACACGTCCTCAAGGTGTTTGGGATTGATTTCGACGAAAAGACCGTCCGAGTGGCGAGAACCCTCAATTTGATTGCTGGCGACGGTGAGACCAACGTCTTGCACCTCAATACACTGGACTATGAGCGGTGGGACGACAGCACAGAGAGAAATAGCAGGTGGGTCCGCACTTATGGCGACGGTTTTGACCGCCTCAAAGCGTTAAGGATGGAACAAGACGAGAACAAGTCATTTGGTTTTGATATTCTGATGGCAAATCCACCTTTCGCTGGAGACATCAAGGAGAGTCGTATCCTCCATCAATACAACCTCACCTTTAAGCAGAACGGCAAAGCACACACCAAAGTTGGGCGAGATATTTTGTTCATTGAACGCAACCTTGATTTCCTCAAACCCGGTGGCCGTATGGCGATTGTGCTACCGCAAGGCAGATTTAACAACACATCTGACCAATACGTCCGTGAATTTATCGCGGAACGCGCCCGTATCTTGGCTATCGTCAGTTTGCACGGTAACACCTTCAAACCGCACACCGGCACGAAAACGAGCGTTCTGTTCGTGCAAAAGTGGAACGATGACCCAAGTGTGGGACCCCTCTGTCGAAAAGTGGGCAACTATTCTGTCTTTTTGGCGGTGAGTGAGAAAGGCGGTAAGGATAATTCTGGCGATTATGTTTTCCTTCAAAATAGCGATGGGCAGCACAAATTGGACAAAAACGGGCACCTGATTGTCGATCACGACCTCCACAACCACAACGAGGAGCTCCGCGATGGTATTGCAGAAGCCTTTATTGAATGGGCAAAGCGTGAAGGTTTAAGTTTTTGGAGGTAA
- a CDS encoding DNA methyltransferase: MDNITKILNNFGESIVRVDGDIPVDLPAKDGDRFLFISHDQSFLTHGLHKYPAKFFPELPRWLIKRYSQENDWILDPFAGSGTTNVEALLSRRHSAGIDVDPFSRFISRVKVTPLVEKELKSSQKILLEAILDYRPSLVAESDLPDFPYRDNWFNKEILLELTYLKKQIEFIDTNDAVKDFFKICLSSIIRSVSNADDNCTRTVIRKKLNKVVRPSDALNRFAKTVLVKVPKMVAFSENYPKGITVDFPEDMDARNIKYKSNHFDLAVTSPPYVNAVDYPRTHQLEMYWLGFAQDSLTALKKQNVGTESVSASHYKHRHEIGVPEADRVMANIFEDDPRRAYIAFKYLDDMRKNLIEVYKVLREGGRYVIVVGNNRIRGQLFENWKYLMPIAEDIGFEIETYFGSEIIKHFVKMPRKERIHTDWILVLKK, from the coding sequence ATGGATAATATTACAAAGATTCTAAATAATTTTGGTGAAAGCATTGTTCGGGTAGACGGCGATATTCCTGTTGATCTACCAGCGAAGGACGGCGATAGGTTCCTATTCATTAGTCACGATCAGAGTTTCCTAACGCACGGTTTGCATAAGTACCCTGCCAAATTCTTCCCGGAATTACCACGTTGGCTCATTAAACGATACTCTCAAGAAAACGATTGGATTCTTGATCCGTTTGCTGGCAGCGGCACGACAAATGTTGAGGCACTCCTCTCAAGGCGTCACTCCGCTGGAATTGATGTGGATCCATTTTCGCGTTTTATTTCAAGAGTGAAAGTAACGCCTTTAGTGGAAAAAGAACTCAAGTCCTCACAAAAAATACTTCTGGAGGCTATCCTTGATTACCGTCCTTCGCTCGTTGCTGAATCCGATCTACCAGATTTCCCTTATAGAGATAATTGGTTCAACAAAGAAATTCTTTTGGAACTAACCTATTTAAAAAAGCAGATTGAATTTATTGACACTAATGATGCCGTTAAAGATTTCTTCAAGATTTGTCTTTCGTCTATCATCCGTTCTGTCTCCAACGCTGATGATAATTGCACTCGTACGGTAATTCGGAAGAAATTGAACAAAGTGGTACGTCCCTCCGATGCCCTGAATCGGTTCGCAAAAACAGTTCTCGTTAAAGTGCCTAAGATGGTAGCGTTTTCCGAAAACTATCCAAAAGGAATAACCGTCGATTTTCCAGAGGATATGGATGCAAGGAACATCAAGTACAAGTCAAATCATTTTGATCTTGCGGTAACCTCACCACCTTATGTCAATGCCGTTGACTACCCGAGGACTCACCAATTGGAGATGTATTGGTTAGGTTTCGCGCAGGATTCATTAACCGCTTTGAAAAAACAAAATGTAGGGACAGAAAGTGTGTCAGCCAGTCATTATAAACACCGGCACGAAATAGGCGTGCCAGAGGCAGACAGAGTCATGGCAAACATTTTTGAAGATGATCCAAGGCGTGCATACATTGCCTTTAAGTATTTAGATGATATGCGAAAGAACCTTATTGAAGTCTACAAAGTCCTTCGCGAGGGTGGTAGATACGTCATTGTCGTAGGTAATAATCGTATCCGTGGGCAGCTATTTGAGAACTGGAAATATCTTATGCCAATTGCCGAAGATATTGGTTTTGAGATCGAAACTTACTTCGGTTCGGAGATTATCAAACACTTCGTTAAAATGCCGAGAAAGGAACGAATCCACACGGATTGGATTTTAGTCCTGAAAAAATAA
- a CDS encoding type II CAAX endopeptidase family protein → MIFHLQSLKEKYLRGWEQQATVILLASALLLTLHRYYSRRSFFKRHFAEYLGTGPLAESYPYYYWFLITAFTLLLVPALVAKFGTKEKLSNYGVQLGNQKLGWRVTGMAWIVMIPVVILAVIVYPPFVAKYPLCKVVANSWQTFLPYQIAYGVYMFSWEFFFRGFMLFGLERKFGNYSILIQTIPFAVMHYSKPLPEALGSIIAGVLLGVLALETRSFIYGAAIHWLVAMTMDVVAVAFRHFFM, encoded by the coding sequence ATGATCTTCCACCTTCAGAGTTTAAAAGAAAAGTATCTACGCGGTTGGGAACAGCAGGCGACTGTTATCCTGCTTGCCTCTGCCCTCCTGCTAACGCTGCATAGATATTATAGCCGACGGAGTTTTTTCAAACGCCATTTCGCAGAATATCTTGGAACAGGACCTCTGGCAGAAAGCTACCCATACTACTACTGGTTTTTGATCACAGCATTTACGTTGTTACTCGTGCCTGCCCTCGTCGCGAAATTCGGAACGAAGGAAAAACTGAGCAACTACGGTGTCCAACTCGGAAACCAGAAACTCGGCTGGCGTGTAACAGGTATGGCGTGGATTGTGATGATACCGGTGGTCATTCTCGCGGTCATCGTGTATCCACCTTTTGTAGCAAAGTATCCACTTTGCAAGGTAGTCGCAAATAGTTGGCAAACGTTCCTACCCTATCAGATCGCCTATGGTGTTTACATGTTCTCGTGGGAATTCTTTTTCCGTGGCTTTATGCTCTTTGGATTGGAACGTAAATTCGGAAACTACAGCATTTTGATCCAGACGATTCCGTTTGCTGTGATGCACTATTCCAAGCCGCTGCCGGAGGCACTCGGTTCAATCATTGCCGGTGTTTTGCTCGGTGTGCTCGCACTGGAAACGCGCTCCTTTATTTATGGAGCGGCGATCCACTGGCTCGTTGCGATGACAATGGATGTGGTGGCTGTTGCTTTTCGGCACTTCTTTATGTAA
- a CDS encoding glycosyltransferase family 9 protein codes for MTRKNLQLMDESVYYGIFRCSVRTVGVSGYGRSFSMLQPEQVDRILIVRLAPLGETVLTTPVIRALRQHFRDAYIAYMVAPTREDLVSANPHLNEVLTYQASVPKLIYQLIQRKFQMAIVLQPTFRLVLHTFLARIPFRVGFETNAGRKKLLNLTVPNNTTQHETQRYLDVVRAMGIDVTDDEPEVFVDSAGRSWVNDFLADQRLGDNKPIIGLNPGAATAYRRWHAANFATLGDQLHEAYGAHIIITTGPREGELAAQVAEQMAYSPVIVNQVTPMQLGALLQRCDLYISNDTGPMHLSTAVKTPTVALFGASNLIQWSPPWDRHAVVARKKCEFMKTLSSKEWDDHPERARENLEAITPDMVMAAVEELTW; via the coding sequence GTGACTCGCAAAAATTTACAATTGATGGATGAGAGCGTGTACTACGGCATTTTTCGGTGTTCTGTGAGAACTGTTGGTGTCAGTGGATATGGTAGAAGTTTTAGTATGCTACAACCTGAACAGGTCGATCGTATCTTAATCGTCAGACTGGCACCGCTCGGTGAGACAGTTTTAACAACACCTGTCATCCGTGCCTTACGTCAGCACTTCCGAGATGCCTATATTGCTTACATGGTAGCACCGACGCGAGAGGATTTGGTATCTGCAAATCCTCATTTGAATGAGGTCCTTACCTATCAGGCTTCGGTGCCGAAGTTGATTTATCAACTTATTCAGCGTAAATTCCAAATGGCGATTGTGCTGCAACCGACGTTTCGTTTAGTCCTTCACACATTTCTTGCGAGGATCCCGTTTCGTGTTGGGTTTGAAACGAACGCCGGCAGGAAGAAATTGCTGAATCTCACAGTGCCGAATAACACGACGCAGCATGAAACACAACGTTATCTCGATGTCGTTCGTGCGATGGGCATTGATGTAACAGACGATGAGCCGGAAGTGTTTGTTGACAGTGCAGGGAGGTCGTGGGTGAATGATTTTCTTGCAGATCAGAGGCTTGGTGACAACAAGCCTATTATCGGTCTCAATCCGGGAGCCGCTACTGCTTACCGCCGTTGGCACGCAGCGAACTTTGCCACCCTCGGAGATCAACTCCACGAGGCGTATGGTGCACATATCATCATCACAACCGGACCACGGGAAGGTGAATTGGCAGCTCAGGTGGCGGAGCAGATGGCGTATTCGCCTGTTATTGTCAATCAGGTAACCCCGATGCAACTTGGGGCACTCTTACAACGGTGTGATCTCTATATCAGCAACGATACGGGACCGATGCATCTCAGTACCGCTGTGAAGACACCAACGGTTGCCCTGTTTGGCGCGTCGAACCTAATTCAATGGTCGCCGCCGTGGGATAGACATGCAGTGGTTGCGCGCAAAAAGTGTGAGTTTATGAAAACGTTATCTTCCAAAGAATGGGACGACCATCCAGAGCGGGCGCGCGAAAACCTTGAGGCGATCACCCCGGATATGGTTATGGCGGCAGTAGAGGAACTAACATGGTGA
- a CDS encoding TVP38/TMEM64 family protein, translating to MKNNIIKIGVAVSVVVIVYLVLRHYGVTDDIRLENVPKIKTWVASFGRIAPFVYIGLYLVSTVFFLPGTPVTVLAGFVFGPLWGVFYASIASIISVSVAFLIARYVARGIVENWVKDNAQFRKIDEQVEEQGWRILMFTRLVPIFPFNLQNYAYGLTSIRFSTYVLVSAIFMLPGTAVLVQFGGAFVSGEGNIGKTVLYLGIAGVLMLLLSLIPRFLRKYQTKL from the coding sequence ATGAAAAATAACATCATTAAAATTGGAGTCGCTGTCAGCGTCGTTGTGATCGTTTATCTCGTGTTGCGGCACTACGGCGTAACAGACGATATTCGGTTGGAAAACGTACCAAAAATCAAAACATGGGTAGCCAGTTTTGGACGGATAGCCCCCTTCGTCTACATTGGACTCTACCTTGTATCTACTGTTTTTTTTCTGCCTGGCACTCCGGTAACCGTATTAGCGGGGTTTGTCTTTGGACCCTTGTGGGGTGTTTTCTACGCTTCCATAGCCTCTATTATCTCTGTCTCTGTTGCTTTTCTCATTGCCCGCTATGTTGCCAGGGGCATTGTTGAGAATTGGGTCAAGGACAACGCACAATTCCGAAAAATAGATGAACAGGTTGAAGAACAGGGATGGCGCATCTTGATGTTTACACGTTTGGTCCCGATATTCCCGTTTAACCTTCAAAACTATGCTTATGGACTCACCAGTATTCGGTTCTCCACTTATGTCCTTGTCTCTGCGATCTTTATGTTACCCGGAACGGCGGTGTTGGTACAATTCGGTGGGGCATTTGTCAGTGGTGAGGGCAATATTGGGAAGACAGTCCTCTATCTCGGAATTGCTGGTGTGCTTATGCTCTTACTCTCGTTGATTCCGAGATTTCTACGAAAATACCAAACGAAATTGTAG